From Halotia branconii CENA392, the proteins below share one genomic window:
- a CDS encoding LCP family protein: MTIQRTSVEGNQLSNTPNSKDKNSPTSKSARWLWFWVGMSGIAMVSATAGALLAVSLTSTPLQQAQLSAKDEAVFDGDRISGGGLRFSELTRPVNLLVMGMSVLPPDIQNPPAETKDLKYLPQVNSFDGLSDVMLLLKFDPETKKVAMLSIPRDTRIEIEGHGTRKINAANLEGGPALTAKTVSNLLGGVGIDRYVRINVLGVGKLIDALGGVTVYIPKDMKYQDDSQHLYINLKAGKQHLNGDQALQLLRFRHDALGDIGRIQRQQMVLRALMDQTLNPVTVAQLPKILNVVKEHIDTNLTVEELVALVGFGVRTNRSNMQMLMLPGRFSEKNEYDASYWLPSRRGIAKLMTQYFGLESVESSSEIPHFTDPGSLRVAIQDSTGSDRSQLRPLLRALERAGYRNVYISKPWSEPLEVTNIIAQQGDGESAESIRNSLGFGDVRVESTGNLDSDISIQVGKDWLQQKDIFFESR; encoded by the coding sequence GTGACCATTCAAAGAACTTCGGTGGAAGGAAACCAGTTGTCAAATACTCCCAATTCCAAAGACAAAAATTCTCCGACCTCAAAATCAGCACGTTGGCTTTGGTTTTGGGTGGGTATGAGTGGTATTGCAATGGTATCAGCAACAGCAGGGGCGCTGTTAGCTGTTTCTTTGACTAGTACACCGTTGCAGCAAGCCCAGCTAAGTGCTAAAGACGAAGCAGTTTTTGATGGCGATCGCATTTCTGGTGGTGGCTTGCGATTTTCGGAATTAACTCGCCCCGTCAATCTCTTAGTTATGGGGATGAGTGTACTACCACCAGATATTCAAAATCCTCCTGCTGAAACCAAAGACCTGAAATATTTACCCCAGGTCAACTCTTTTGATGGTCTTTCGGATGTGATGCTTTTGCTCAAATTTGATCCAGAGACAAAAAAAGTAGCCATGCTTTCTATTCCCAGAGATACCCGCATAGAAATTGAAGGGCATGGTACAAGAAAGATTAATGCTGCCAATCTAGAAGGCGGGCCAGCTTTGACTGCTAAAACAGTCAGTAATTTGTTGGGCGGAGTAGGAATTGATCGCTATGTCCGAATCAACGTTTTGGGAGTAGGCAAACTAATTGATGCTTTGGGTGGGGTGACAGTCTATATACCCAAAGACATGAAATACCAAGATGATTCCCAGCATCTATATATTAATTTGAAGGCTGGTAAGCAGCACCTCAATGGTGATCAGGCACTACAATTATTACGTTTTCGCCATGATGCATTAGGAGATATTGGGCGGATTCAGCGCCAGCAAATGGTACTGCGGGCTTTGATGGATCAGACCCTTAACCCCGTAACTGTGGCTCAATTACCTAAAATTCTTAATGTAGTTAAAGAACACATTGATACCAATTTAACAGTTGAGGAATTAGTGGCATTAGTGGGTTTTGGAGTGCGAACTAATCGCTCAAATATGCAAATGTTAATGCTGCCAGGTCGCTTTAGCGAAAAGAACGAGTATGATGCTAGCTATTGGCTACCCAGCAGACGTGGTATTGCCAAACTCATGACTCAATATTTTGGCTTAGAATCTGTAGAATCATCCAGCGAAATACCACATTTTACTGACCCAGGTTCTTTACGGGTAGCTATTCAAGATAGCACAGGTAGCGATCGCTCTCAACTGCGACCCTTGCTGAGAGCCTTAGAAAGAGCTGGCTATCGTAATGTTTATATATCTAAACCTTGGAGTGAACCTTTAGAAGTTACTAATATTATTGCTCAGCAAGGAGATGGTGAAAGTGCTGAATCAATCCGCAATTCTTTAGGATTTGGAGATGTACGCGTAGAAAGCACTGGCAATCTCGACTCGGATATCAGTATTCAAGTAGGTAAAGATTGGTTACAACAAAAAGATATCTTTTTTGAGTCTCGGTAA
- a CDS encoding MFS transporter has product MLQGLFSFRGRYRILHLTWFAFFLSFVVWFNFAPFSTAIQETFSLSPGQIRTIAICNVALTVPARIIIGMVLDKYGPRITYSMLLIYAAIPCIAFAMAQNFSQLVISRLALSIVGAGFVIGIRMVAEWFPPKEIGIAEGIYGGWGNFGSAAAAFTLPSLAAVTAFVAAGQINWRLAIALTGIVAAIYGFIYLVNAQDTPSGKVYQKPNRHGGIEVTSKRSFWLLMLMNIPLVGILALLAWRISNFGLLNQTQLFIVYLLLVGLYVFQAYKCWDVNRDLMTGKKQYPPKERYEFSQVALLELTYFVNFGSELAVVSMLPAFFESTFTLSKVLAGMIAASYAFMNLLARPGGGWISDTLGSRRWTMTVLTGGIGIGYLLMGGVNSNWWLPIAILLTMACSFFVQAGEGSTFAIVPLIRRRVTGQIAGNVGAYGNVGAVAYLTLFSLLPEGDIGNRIFFQTLGISALIVTFLCWFFLKEPKGSFAEHHEGEEPELAMDSAEAFPFITEE; this is encoded by the coding sequence ATGCTGCAAGGATTATTTTCATTTCGTGGGCGTTACCGCATTTTGCATTTAACGTGGTTTGCGTTTTTTCTTTCATTTGTAGTTTGGTTTAACTTTGCCCCTTTTTCTACAGCAATTCAAGAAACTTTCAGTCTAAGTCCAGGACAAATCAGAACTATTGCTATTTGTAATGTTGCCCTGACTGTGCCAGCTCGCATCATTATTGGCATGGTGTTAGATAAATATGGGCCACGCATTACCTACTCAATGCTGCTGATCTATGCTGCCATTCCCTGTATTGCCTTTGCAATGGCACAAAACTTCAGTCAATTGGTAATTAGCCGTCTAGCATTAAGCATTGTAGGTGCTGGTTTTGTAATTGGTATCCGCATGGTTGCCGAATGGTTTCCACCGAAAGAAATTGGTATCGCTGAGGGTATCTATGGCGGTTGGGGTAATTTTGGTTCGGCGGCGGCCGCTTTTACTTTACCTTCTTTAGCTGCGGTGACTGCCTTTGTAGCTGCTGGTCAAATTAACTGGCGATTAGCGATCGCATTGACTGGAATTGTCGCTGCTATTTACGGATTTATTTATTTGGTCAACGCCCAAGATACTCCTTCTGGCAAAGTTTATCAAAAACCCAATCGCCACGGCGGCATAGAAGTCACCAGTAAAAGAAGCTTTTGGTTGCTGATGTTGATGAATATTCCCCTCGTTGGCATATTAGCTCTACTAGCATGGCGTATTAGTAATTTTGGTTTATTAAATCAGACTCAACTATTTATTGTTTACCTTTTGTTAGTTGGTCTGTATGTTTTTCAAGCCTACAAATGCTGGGATGTCAATCGGGATTTGATGACAGGTAAGAAGCAATATCCCCCTAAAGAACGCTACGAATTTTCTCAGGTGGCTTTATTAGAACTAACTTACTTCGTGAATTTTGGTTCGGAGCTGGCAGTTGTTTCCATGCTCCCAGCATTTTTTGAATCAACCTTCACCTTGAGTAAAGTTTTGGCAGGGATGATTGCAGCTAGCTATGCATTTATGAACTTGTTAGCTCGTCCTGGTGGAGGCTGGATTTCTGATACTTTAGGCAGCCGCCGATGGACAATGACCGTACTGACAGGTGGTATCGGTATCGGCTATCTACTGATGGGTGGTGTTAACAGTAATTGGTGGCTACCCATAGCAATTTTGTTAACTATGGCTTGCTCATTTTTCGTTCAAGCCGGGGAAGGTTCAACCTTTGCGATCGTACCTTTAATTAGACGACGAGTTACAGGTCAGATTGCTGGTAACGTCGGTGCTTATGGCAACGTGGGGGCTGTGGCTTATCTGACTCTCTTTAGTTTGTTACCTGAAGGTGATATCGGTAACAGAATCTTCTTTCAGACTTTAGGAATTAGCGCCTTGATTGTTACATTTCTTTGCTGGTTCTTCCTCAAAGAACCTAAAGGCTCATTTGCTGAACATCATGAGGGTGAAGAACCAGAATTGGCAATGGATTCAGCAGAAGCATTTCCTTTCATAACCGAAGAATAA
- a CDS encoding ferredoxin--nitrite reductase — MTDTGTTTKTSLNKFEKFKAEKDGLAVKGEIEKFASLGWEAIDETDRDHRLKWMGVFFRPVTPGKFMMRMRIPNGVLNSNQIRVLASVVQRYGDDGSADITTRQNIQLRGIRIEDLPDILNRFHTVGLTSVQSGMDNVRNITGDPVAGLDADELYDTRELVQQIQDMLTNKGEGNPEFTNLPRKFNIAIAGGRDNSVHAEINDLAFVPAFKEENKVFGFNVLVGGFFSAKRCEAAIPLNAWVSPEDVVAVCRAVLEVYRDHGLRANRQKSRLMWLIEEWGLEKFRSQVEERLGKSLLPAAAKDEIDWEKRDHIGVYKQKQSGLNYVGLHIPVGRLYAEDMFEIASLAEVYGTSEIRLTVEQNIIIPNIPDSRLATFLTENLLERFSTNPDLLTRSLVSCTGAQFCNFALIETKNRALAMIKALEAELILTSPVRIHWTGCPNSCGQPQVADIGLMGTKTRKDGKTVEGVDIYMGGKVGKDAHLGTCVTKGIPCEDLQSVLRQLLIENFGARLREVVTVRN; from the coding sequence ATGACAGATACAGGAACTACTACTAAAACCAGCCTAAATAAGTTCGAGAAATTCAAAGCTGAAAAAGATGGACTCGCCGTCAAGGGGGAGATAGAAAAATTTGCCTCTTTAGGCTGGGAAGCAATAGATGAAACAGACCGCGATCATCGACTGAAGTGGATGGGTGTGTTTTTTCGCCCAGTGACTCCAGGCAAATTTATGATGCGGATGCGGATACCTAATGGTGTTCTTAATAGTAATCAGATACGTGTTTTAGCGTCAGTGGTGCAGCGTTATGGTGATGACGGTAGTGCTGATATTACAACAAGACAAAATATCCAATTGCGGGGAATTAGAATTGAAGATTTACCAGATATCTTGAATCGATTTCACACAGTTGGATTAACCAGCGTCCAGTCGGGGATGGATAATGTCCGCAATATCACAGGTGATCCTGTGGCGGGGTTAGATGCGGATGAGTTGTATGACACACGAGAGTTAGTACAACAAATTCAGGATATGTTGACTAACAAAGGAGAAGGTAATCCAGAATTTACCAACCTACCTCGCAAGTTTAACATTGCGATCGCTGGTGGACGAGACAATTCAGTTCATGCGGAAATTAACGATTTAGCCTTTGTTCCAGCCTTTAAAGAAGAAAATAAAGTCTTCGGTTTTAATGTTTTAGTTGGTGGCTTTTTCTCAGCCAAACGCTGTGAGGCGGCAATTCCTCTTAATGCTTGGGTGTCTCCAGAAGATGTGGTAGCTGTATGTAGAGCGGTTTTAGAAGTTTATCGTGACCACGGCTTACGTGCGAATCGGCAAAAATCCCGCCTGATGTGGCTAATAGAGGAATGGGGTTTAGAAAAGTTTCGTTCCCAAGTTGAAGAACGTTTGGGTAAGTCATTATTACCCGCAGCTGCAAAAGATGAAATTGACTGGGAAAAACGCGATCATATAGGGGTATATAAACAAAAACAATCAGGATTAAATTACGTAGGCTTGCACATTCCTGTTGGTCGGTTATATGCCGAGGATATGTTTGAAATTGCCAGTCTGGCAGAAGTTTACGGCACTAGTGAAATTCGCCTGACTGTTGAACAAAATATTATTATCCCCAACATTCCTGACTCACGTTTAGCAACATTTTTAACAGAGAATCTTTTAGAAAGATTTTCAACTAATCCTGATTTATTGACGCGATCGCTCGTTTCTTGCACAGGCGCACAATTTTGTAATTTTGCCCTGATTGAAACCAAAAACCGCGCCCTAGCAATGATTAAAGCTTTAGAAGCCGAGTTAATCCTCACTTCTCCAGTCCGCATTCATTGGACTGGTTGCCCGAACTCCTGCGGACAGCCGCAAGTTGCAGACATCGGTTTAATGGGAACTAAAACTCGCAAAGATGGCAAAACCGTAGAAGGTGTAGATATCTACATGGGTGGCAAAGTTGGTAAAGACGCTCATTTAGGAACCTGTGTTACTAAAGGCATTCCTTGCGAAGACTTGCAATCAGTATTGCGACAACTACTGATTGAAAACTTCGGCGCACGCTTGCGAGAAGTAGTCACAGTTAGGAATTAG
- a CDS encoding HEAT repeat domain-containing protein, with the protein MVNNLKQLLVQAQAAHDVADWSLLVQYLQQLILAEDSANPEQLLELAISILEKGDFQERWEIAKVLTRLGNIAILPLIEILEDEEAEVELRWYAARTLGEFQHPDAISSLVDLLKTSEDEELKMIAAAALGQMGSVAITQLAELLTQENTRLVAVRSLAYIHSREIITPLLSVVQDDQAEVRATALEALSSFHDQRVPPVLLNALNDTSAIVRRTAVLGLGFRPDLCTELDLVTELQPRLHDLNLEICCAAAIALSRMRCDEATKHLFEILVSPHTPQLLQLESIRALIWVETLSGLKYLQKALDQSTSQTVWQEIVTVLGRVQKPQLTTPAAEILMHVLRSQHPAIKIANIKSAIALSLGQLGNIQAIKPLILLLADPNQVVRLHAIAALKKLDEKVAHQQLQDLTNDPTLRSELQQGIAIALTEW; encoded by the coding sequence TTGGTGAATAATCTCAAGCAGCTTTTAGTGCAAGCACAAGCAGCACATGATGTAGCTGATTGGTCATTGCTAGTTCAATATTTACAGCAGTTGATTCTGGCAGAAGACTCTGCAAATCCAGAACAACTGCTAGAATTAGCAATTTCGATTTTAGAAAAAGGAGATTTTCAAGAACGTTGGGAAATTGCTAAAGTATTGACTCGTTTAGGAAATATTGCCATTTTGCCATTAATTGAAATCTTAGAAGATGAAGAGGCAGAAGTAGAATTGCGTTGGTATGCAGCGCGGACTTTAGGCGAATTTCAACATCCAGATGCGATCAGTTCTTTGGTGGATTTGCTAAAAACCAGTGAGGATGAAGAACTCAAAATGATCGCCGCCGCAGCATTAGGACAAATGGGTTCTGTTGCTATTACTCAACTTGCCGAACTTTTAACACAAGAAAATACCAGACTTGTGGCAGTGCGATCGCTTGCTTATATCCACAGCAGAGAAATTATCACACCTCTGTTGAGTGTAGTACAAGATGACCAAGCAGAAGTACGCGCCACAGCATTAGAAGCCCTCAGCAGTTTTCATGATCAACGTGTACCACCAGTATTATTAAATGCCTTGAATGATACATCTGCCATAGTCAGACGTACAGCAGTTTTGGGTTTAGGTTTTCGCCCTGATTTATGTACAGAATTAGATTTAGTGACAGAACTGCAACCAAGACTTCATGACTTGAATCTTGAGATTTGTTGTGCAGCGGCGATTGCCCTTTCTCGAATGCGTTGCGACGAAGCTACCAAGCATTTATTTGAGATATTGGTATCACCCCATACACCACAACTGCTACAACTAGAATCCATCCGTGCTTTGATTTGGGTAGAAACACTATCTGGTTTGAAATATTTACAAAAAGCCCTTGATCAAAGTACGTCACAGACGGTTTGGCAAGAAATTGTTACAGTTTTGGGGCGAGTACAAAAACCGCAGTTAACCACACCAGCCGCAGAAATTTTAATGCATGTACTGCGATCGCAGCATCCAGCCATCAAAATTGCCAATATTAAAAGTGCGATTGCCCTGTCTTTAGGGCAGTTAGGCAATATACAGGCAATTAAGCCATTAATTTTGTTACTAGCAGATCCAAATCAAGTAGTGAGACTACACGCGATCGCAGCACTGAAAAAACTGGATGAAAAAGTCGCCCATCAACAATTGCAAGACTTGACAAATGACCCCACACTTAGATCAGAATTGCAACAAGGAATAGCGATCGCCCTAACAGAATGGTAA
- a CDS encoding ubiquinol-cytochrome c reductase iron-sulfur subunit, whose product MKRRDFINWVGLGWIASSLPVAIAACSSQTSTPTSSATTTPTSSTSGNWQTVGTSAELDKTGQLLNKNSPVGPVLVVGTSKTANLIAVNPTCTHKGCTVGWEPSTKTFLCPCHESEFEADGKVQKGPASKPLTTYTAKIEGNSVVVKQT is encoded by the coding sequence ATGAAACGTCGTGATTTTATCAATTGGGTAGGTTTGGGTTGGATAGCTAGCAGCCTACCTGTGGCAATTGCTGCCTGTTCTTCTCAAACAAGCACACCTACATCTTCAGCAACTACCACACCAACATCTTCAACATCTGGAAATTGGCAAACAGTAGGCACTTCAGCAGAATTAGATAAAACTGGTCAATTGCTGAATAAAAACTCGCCTGTTGGGCCTGTTTTAGTAGTTGGTACATCTAAAACTGCCAATCTCATTGCTGTTAACCCTACTTGTACTCATAAAGGATGTACGGTAGGGTGGGAACCGTCAACAAAAACATTCTTATGTCCCTGTCACGAATCTGAATTTGAGGCTGACGGTAAAGTGCAGAAAGGCCCAGCTTCTAAACCCTTGACAACTTACACCGCCAAAATTGAGGGCAATTCAGTTGTAGTTAAGCAAACCTAA
- a CDS encoding molybdopterin oxidoreductase family protein, translating to MTEFTKTLCPYCGVGCGLEVSPPAQPNKATNRDSKGNPIWRVRGNKAHPSSQGMVCVKGATIAESLDKNRLHYPMVRDSLDQEFRRVSWDEAFDLITKQIQTVRCTQGAEALCVYGSGQFQTEDYYIAQKLFKGCLGTNNFDANSRLCMSSAVAGYIQSFGSDGPPCCYEDLELTDCAFLIGTNTAECHPIVFNRLEKYHRKNRKVKMIVVDPRRTPTAEAADLHLAIRPGTDIDLLNGIAHLLMHWGYIDPLFIDDCTSNFPAYAEVIRHYSPEVVARQCEISIEDLETAARYWGESQRVLSLWSMGVNQSSEGTAKVRTIINLHLMTGQVGKPGAGPFSLTGQPNAMGGREAGGLAHLLPGYRVVTNPQHRAEIEDFWGLERGQISPNPGLTAWDMITGLETGDVGLLWIAATNPAVSMPDLERTKKALLRSPFTIYQDAYYPTETSAYAHVLLPAAQWGEKTGVMTNSERMVTLCQAFRQPPREAKADWEIFAEVGRRLGFTKEFAFANSAEVYAEFVQLTSDRPCNMTGISHELLQSQGATQWPCPEESSTSATLSDQKAGGETKRLYTDLRFPTSDGRARFGAYYSKGLAEPPDPNYPFVLTTGRLYGHWHTQTRTGRIEKIRSMHPEPFIEIHSRDAANLGIIDNQLVQVRSRRGNANFPAKVTKAIAPGTVFVPMHWGALWAKDAEANTLTHPESCPDSLQPELKACAVQLIPVSVEVPIKNYQLQFSQW from the coding sequence ATGACTGAATTTACCAAAACCCTTTGTCCATACTGCGGTGTTGGCTGCGGTTTAGAGGTTTCACCTCCAGCACAACCTAACAAAGCTACCAATCGAGATAGCAAAGGAAATCCGATTTGGCGCGTGCGGGGGAACAAAGCCCATCCATCCAGTCAGGGTATGGTTTGTGTCAAGGGTGCAACGATCGCAGAATCTTTAGATAAAAACAGATTACATTACCCAATGGTACGGGATTCTTTAGATCAAGAGTTCCGGCGTGTTAGTTGGGATGAAGCCTTTGATTTGATCACTAAGCAAATTCAAACAGTGCGCTGTACCCAAGGGGCAGAAGCCTTATGTGTGTATGGCTCTGGTCAGTTTCAAACCGAAGACTATTACATTGCCCAAAAACTTTTCAAAGGCTGTCTAGGAACTAATAATTTTGATGCCAACTCGCGTTTATGTATGTCTAGTGCTGTGGCTGGCTACATTCAAAGCTTTGGTTCTGATGGGCCGCCCTGCTGCTACGAAGATTTGGAGTTAACTGATTGTGCGTTTTTAATTGGTACGAATACTGCTGAATGTCATCCTATAGTTTTCAATCGACTAGAGAAATACCACCGAAAAAACCGCAAAGTCAAAATGATTGTGGTCGATCCCCGTCGCACACCGACCGCCGAAGCCGCTGACCTACATTTAGCGATTCGTCCTGGTACTGATATCGACTTGTTAAATGGCATCGCCCATTTATTAATGCACTGGGGTTACATTGATCCGCTGTTTATTGACGACTGTACTAGCAATTTTCCTGCTTATGCTGAGGTGATTCGCCACTATTCCCCAGAAGTAGTAGCTCGTCAATGTGAGATCAGCATTGAAGATTTAGAAACAGCAGCCCGCTATTGGGGGGAATCGCAACGGGTACTATCGCTGTGGTCAATGGGTGTAAATCAATCATCAGAAGGTACAGCTAAAGTTAGGACTATCATTAATCTGCATTTGATGACAGGACAAGTTGGTAAACCAGGAGCCGGCCCTTTTTCTCTCACAGGTCAGCCGAACGCGATGGGAGGAAGAGAAGCCGGAGGTTTGGCACATTTATTACCCGGCTATCGGGTGGTGACAAATCCTCAGCACCGCGCCGAAATTGAGGATTTTTGGGGATTAGAGCGCGGTCAAATTTCTCCCAATCCGGGCTTAACTGCTTGGGATATGATTACTGGGTTAGAAACTGGCGATGTCGGGTTACTGTGGATTGCTGCTACTAATCCAGCTGTGAGTATGCCAGATTTAGAACGGACTAAAAAGGCGTTATTGCGATCGCCTTTTACGATCTACCAAGATGCTTATTATCCCACAGAAACCTCAGCTTATGCTCATGTTCTGCTCCCTGCTGCTCAGTGGGGTGAAAAAACTGGCGTGATGACAAATTCCGAAAGGATGGTAACTTTGTGTCAAGCTTTCCGCCAACCGCCAAGAGAAGCCAAAGCAGATTGGGAAATTTTTGCAGAAGTGGGACGTAGGCTGGGCTTTACCAAAGAATTTGCCTTTGCTAACTCGGCTGAGGTTTATGCCGAGTTTGTTCAATTAACAAGCGATCGCCCCTGTAACATGACGGGTATCAGTCATGAACTGTTACAATCTCAAGGTGCAACTCAATGGCCATGTCCCGAAGAGAGCAGCACTTCGGCTACGCTCAGTGACCAAAAAGCAGGGGGAGAAACAAAGCGTCTTTATACAGATTTACGTTTTCCCACTTCTGACGGACGCGCTCGATTTGGAGCTTATTACTCGAAAGGATTAGCAGAACCACCTGATCCTAATTATCCTTTTGTATTAACTACTGGGCGACTTTACGGACATTGGCACACTCAGACACGTACTGGCCGGATTGAAAAAATTCGCTCGATGCACCCAGAGCCATTTATCGAAATTCATTCCCGTGATGCTGCTAATTTAGGAATTATCGATAACCAATTAGTACAAGTGCGATCGCGTCGAGGTAATGCTAATTTTCCCGCAAAAGTGACGAAGGCGATCGCCCCTGGTACAGTATTTGTCCCTATGCACTGGGGGGCGCTGTGGGCAAAAGATGCCGAAGCCAACACCCTAACCCATCCCGAATCTTGCCCTGATTCTCTGCAACCAGAAT